One segment of Coffea arabica cultivar ET-39 chromosome 7c, Coffea Arabica ET-39 HiFi, whole genome shotgun sequence DNA contains the following:
- the LOC113698356 gene encoding ubiquitin-conjugating enzyme E2 2 — translation MSTPARKRLMRDFKRLQQDPPAGISGAPYDNNIMLWNAVIFGPDDTPWDGGTFKLTLQFTEDYPNKPPTVRFISRMFHPNIYADGSICLDILQNQWSPIYDVAAILTSIQSLLCDPNPNSPANSEAARLFSENKREYNRKVREIVEQSWTAD, via the exons ATGTCGACGCCGGCGAGGAAGAGACTGATGAGGGATTTCAAGCGTTTACAGCAGGACCCTCCTGCCGGCATCAGTGGTGCCCCTTACGATAACAATATAATGCTTTGGAACGCTGTTATATTTGG CCCAGACGACACTCCTTGGGATGGAG GTACGTTTAAGTTGACACTTCAGTTTACTGAGGATTATCCAAATAAGCCACCGACAGTGCGGTTCATTTCAAGAATGTTTCACCCAAATA TTTATGCTGATGGAAGTATTTGCTTGGACATTCTGCAAAATCAGTGGAGTCCGATTTATGATGTAGCAGCCATACTTACATCTATTCAG TCGCTGCTTTGTGATCCAAATCCTAACTCGCCAGCCAACTCTGAAGCAGCAAGGTTGTTTAGTGAGAATAAACGTGAATACAACAGGAAGGTGCGTGAGATAGTTGAACAGAGCTGGACAGCAGACTAG